The following coding sequences lie in one Cucurbita pepo subsp. pepo cultivar mu-cu-16 chromosome LG13, ASM280686v2, whole genome shotgun sequence genomic window:
- the LOC111808715 gene encoding uncharacterized protein LOC111808715, translating to MGNYISCSLATPLIKNFKAVRVVLPGGEVRQFRESVNAAELMLECPTHFLANAQSLHIGRRFSALAADEELEFGNVYLMFPMKRVNSVVTAADLATFFMAANSAARRISAAKVRVIHENRNRESGESEAESRPRISDENNGPRLSLEGIEGFPMHRLSVCRSRKPLLETIKEEHIRGR from the coding sequence ATGGGGAATTATATTTCTTGCTCCTTGGCTACGCCGTTGATCAAGAATTTCAAGGCGGTTAGGGTCGTGCTTCCAGGCGGCGAGGTTCGCCAGTTCCGGGAGTCGGTGAACGCGGCGGAGCTAATGCTCGAATGTCCTACTCACTTTCTCGCCAACGCTCAGTCTCTCCACATCGGCCGCAGATTCTCCGCACTCGCTGCTGACGAGGAATTGGAGTTTGGTAACGTTTACCTCATGTTTCCGATGAAGAGAGTTAACTCCGTTGTCACGGCGGCGGATTTAGCCACTTTCTTCATGGCGGCTAACTCTGCGGCTAGGCGGATTTCGGCCGCTAAGGTTAGGGTTATACATGAGAATCGGAATCGAGAATCAGGTGAATCGGAGGCGGAATCGAGGCCGAGAATTAGCGATGAAAATAACGGACCGAGATTGAGCTTGGAAGGAATCGAGGGATTTCCGATGCATCGATTGTCAGTTTGCCGGTCCAGGAAGCCATTGTTGGAGACGATTAAAGAAGAGCATATTAGGGGAAGATAG